Proteins found in one Paenibacillus dendritiformis genomic segment:
- a CDS encoding DUF3471 domain-containing protein, with protein sequence MSGEPQQDQTASEAQKKNGKEGEEGSPPSKDIEVRTPPLSLNDYTGTFTHPGYGNLVMKQIEDRLSMPLNLEPAAKEIEFEQVKAAIAGG encoded by the coding sequence ATGTCGGGTGAACCGCAGCAAGACCAGACAGCCTCGGAAGCACAAAAGAAGAACGGGAAGGAAGGGGAGGAAGGCTCTCCGCCGTCAAAGGATATAGAGGTTCGCACGCCCCCTCTTTCGCTGAACGATTATACGGGAACGTTTACCCATCCGGGCTACGGCAATTTGGTAATGAAGCAGATCGAGGATCGGCTCTCGATGCCGTTGAATCTGGAGCCGGCAGCGAAGGAGATCGAGTTTGAACAAGTCAAGGCGGCGATAGCGGGCGGTTGA
- a CDS encoding serine hydrolase → MSIMHAKLHGFSEYIRQQMEQWKVPGLSIAVIQGQQIVMAEGFGLRNVEQGLEVTPETLFAIGSCTKAFTAMSAGMLVDEGKLDWDRPVKEYLPNFKLYDSFATERITIRDMLCHRSGLPRHDLMWYNAPFTREEIIERLQYLEPNHDFRSKWQYNNLMYMAAGYLVGQLAGVPWEQWVQERIFAPLRMDNSNFSIDEMERHPNAAVPYIDKDNQVQATAYRNLNVIGPAGSINSNVMEMANWVLLQLNQGTFQGKQLVTEGSIATMHTPQMPCGSSHFWKKELPICTYGLGWCIETYRGYQLVHHDGGIDGFSSLVSFLPQENIGVILLTNKNGSFLPRFLSYTLFDRLLELEPIDWSERMATEMKQYEEWAKQGKEAVSKETNRPGNEEQGCVSVRTVNEYTGRFEHPAYGELVVDIANGQLRALFHGLTFAMTPLGDDRYELYFDVLDLRIPAAFHADAEGRLSRLAVSFLLDPGEKEIEFVKVQDPVPSG, encoded by the coding sequence ATGAGCATCATGCATGCGAAGTTACATGGATTCTCGGAATACATTCGACAGCAGATGGAGCAATGGAAGGTGCCGGGACTATCGATCGCGGTTATCCAGGGGCAGCAGATCGTGATGGCGGAAGGGTTCGGTCTGCGGAATGTGGAGCAGGGGCTCGAGGTGACGCCGGAGACGTTGTTCGCGATTGGCTCCTGCACGAAGGCATTTACGGCCATGTCGGCGGGAATGCTCGTAGATGAGGGCAAGTTGGACTGGGATCGGCCGGTGAAGGAGTATCTTCCCAATTTCAAACTATATGATAGCTTCGCGACGGAACGAATAACGATCCGGGATATGCTGTGTCACCGCTCCGGACTTCCGCGGCATGATCTCATGTGGTACAATGCGCCGTTCACGCGGGAGGAAATCATCGAGCGGCTGCAATATTTGGAGCCGAACCACGATTTCCGCTCCAAGTGGCAATACAACAATTTGATGTATATGGCTGCGGGGTATCTCGTGGGACAGCTTGCAGGAGTTCCGTGGGAGCAATGGGTGCAGGAGCGGATTTTCGCGCCGCTGCGAATGGATAACAGCAACTTCTCCATTGACGAGATGGAACGTCATCCGAATGCCGCTGTGCCATATATAGATAAGGATAATCAGGTGCAGGCGACCGCTTACCGCAATCTTAATGTGATCGGTCCGGCAGGCTCGATTAACAGCAATGTCATGGAGATGGCGAACTGGGTGCTTCTCCAGTTGAATCAGGGGACATTCCAGGGGAAGCAACTGGTCACGGAAGGAAGCATCGCCACGATGCATACGCCCCAGATGCCTTGCGGTTCCTCGCATTTCTGGAAAAAGGAGCTTCCCATCTGCACTTACGGCCTCGGCTGGTGCATTGAAACGTATCGGGGCTATCAGTTGGTTCATCATGATGGCGGAATTGACGGATTTTCTTCTCTCGTCTCTTTTTTGCCGCAGGAGAACATCGGTGTCATCCTTTTAACGAACAAAAATGGTTCATTTCTTCCGCGCTTCCTCTCCTATACCTTGTTCGACCGGCTGCTGGAACTGGAGCCGATTGACTGGAGCGAGCGAATGGCCACGGAGATGAAGCAGTACGAGGAATGGGCGAAGCAAGGGAAAGAGGCGGTGAGCAAGGAAACGAACCGTCCCGGCAATGAGGAACAGGGGTGCGTATCCGTACGCACAGTGAATGAGTATACGGGGAGATTCGAACACCCGGCCTATGGGGAGTTGGTTGTCGACATAGCGAATGGCCAATTACGCGCCTTATTTCATGGACTGACCTTTGCGATGACTCCACTCGGCGACGACAGGTATGAGCTCTATTTTGACGTCCTCGATCTGCGCATTCCGGCTGCCTTCCATGCGGATGCAGAGGGGCGTTTATCCCGCCTTGCGGTCTCGTTCTTGCTGGATCCAGGGGAGAAGGAGATCGAATTTGTAAAAGTCCAGGATCCGGTACCAAGCGGATAG
- a CDS encoding DRTGG domain-containing protein, which translates to MNSQEMMTKHGQIIQYIEELDIGTRISVRKIAQALNVSEGTAYRAIKEAEGRGIVSTRERTGTVRIEKKEPQHIDKLTFEEIRSLVDGEVLGGKAGLDKTLNKFVIGAMQLEAMIRYIEPGNLLIVGNRNKAHHSALTLGAGVLITGGFDTPAEVRELADELALPVISCKYDTFTVAALLNRALSERMIKKQIILVGDIIRKDIPLTSIHQSSTVGHLKKLIEESDHNRFPVVDDANKPVGMIIAKDIIGASDSERIEHLMSPNPITVMPHTSIATAGHMMVWEGIELIPVVDGEKKLIGVISRKDILKAMQSVQSQPQQGETLEDQIWSAFEEIREDDGRLYFRGPVHTSMINQMGYISEGILGSMITLAVTRTIKQHKKKDLLIDHTSVYYLAPIEIENIVEMIPTVIELSRRFCKIEVEMFVQGQRVIKAMVTARILD; encoded by the coding sequence ATGAATTCTCAAGAAATGATGACGAAGCACGGGCAGATTATTCAATACATTGAGGAGCTTGACATCGGGACGCGTATTTCGGTGCGCAAAATCGCGCAAGCGTTGAACGTGAGCGAGGGGACGGCTTACCGCGCCATCAAGGAAGCGGAGGGCCGGGGCATCGTCAGCACGAGAGAGCGTACGGGCACCGTACGGATCGAGAAGAAAGAGCCGCAGCATATCGACAAACTGACCTTCGAAGAAATACGCAGCCTGGTGGACGGAGAGGTGCTGGGCGGCAAAGCGGGCCTCGACAAGACGCTGAACAAGTTCGTGATCGGGGCCATGCAGCTCGAAGCGATGATCCGCTACATTGAACCGGGAAATCTGCTGATTGTCGGGAACCGGAACAAGGCGCATCACAGCGCTCTGACCTTGGGCGCAGGGGTGCTGATTACGGGCGGCTTCGATACCCCGGCGGAGGTTCGCGAGCTGGCGGACGAGCTGGCGCTTCCGGTCATCAGCTGCAAATACGACACCTTTACGGTGGCTGCGCTCCTGAACCGCGCCTTATCCGAACGGATGATCAAGAAGCAGATCATTCTGGTCGGCGATATCATTCGAAAAGACATTCCGCTCACCTCGATTCACCAATCCAGCACGGTCGGGCATTTGAAAAAGCTGATCGAGGAAAGCGATCACAACCGTTTTCCTGTAGTGGATGATGCGAACAAACCGGTGGGCATGATTATCGCCAAGGACATTATCGGCGCTTCCGACAGTGAACGAATCGAGCATTTAATGAGCCCCAATCCGATTACGGTCATGCCTCACACCTCGATAGCGACGGCGGGCCATATGATGGTATGGGAAGGCATTGAGCTGATTCCGGTCGTTGACGGGGAGAAGAAGCTGATCGGCGTGATTAGCCGCAAGGATATATTGAAAGCGATGCAGTCGGTTCAGTCCCAGCCTCAACAGGGAGAGACGCTGGAGGATCAGATCTGGTCGGCGTTCGAGGAGATTCGGGAGGACGATGGCAGGCTTTATTTCCGCGGGCCCGTTCATACCTCGATGATCAACCAGATGGGGTACATCTCCGAGGGCATCCTGGGCAGCATGATCACGCTTGCCGTCACCCGCACGATTAAGCAGCATAAGAAGAAGGATCTGCTGATCGACCACACCTCCGTTTATTATTTGGCGCCGATCGAGATCGAGAACATCGTGGAAATGATTCCGACCGTGATTGAATTAAGCCGCAGGTTCTGCAAGATCGAAGTGGAAATGTTCGTCCAAGGGCAGCGTGTGATCAAGGCGATGGTGACGGCCCGAATTTTGGATTAG
- a CDS encoding winged helix DNA-binding domain-containing protein: MDTRSRCQELLHRQKLSQENSLAHVMDLLEHEFGIQSQIFSHSLLAIQCRLQSKVSLNEIKSLMEDEKKIIRTWSLRGTLHLMRTADAAVMWSAFGTEWMTRWGTYLKQHVTEYDKQLVSEAVLSSLSDGPKTREQLKADLNASLKCETALIDYLLSPWGGILKDLSYKRMVIHGNPLEPDIAFHLTSSWLQDQPDIYHMYDQEEALGLILLRYLQAYGPARAEDFAYWSGITVTLAKKILKNSSADLISIGDLYDNKNIYRTNSTEAIPAVKLLPKFDPLLLGHKEKFYMESEYYKKIYGAAGHVHAAVLINGMIAGTWKVKGKKVDVCLFGEGDGGWRAELSREAEKTASFFNQSSPLHRAGG; encoded by the coding sequence GTGGACACGAGGAGCAGATGCCAAGAGTTGCTGCACAGACAAAAACTGTCGCAAGAAAACTCCCTTGCCCATGTCATGGATTTGCTGGAACACGAGTTCGGAATTCAGTCACAGATCTTCAGCCATTCCTTACTGGCGATACAGTGCAGACTGCAGAGCAAGGTATCCTTGAATGAAATCAAGTCCTTAATGGAGGACGAGAAAAAAATAATCAGGACGTGGTCGCTCAGAGGCACATTGCATCTGATGCGTACAGCGGATGCCGCTGTGATGTGGAGCGCGTTCGGTACGGAATGGATGACCCGATGGGGAACGTATCTGAAGCAGCATGTGACCGAATATGACAAGCAGCTTGTCTCCGAGGCGGTGCTCTCTTCCTTGTCCGATGGACCGAAGACGCGAGAACAGTTAAAAGCGGATTTGAACGCATCGTTGAAATGCGAGACCGCTCTCATAGACTATTTACTGTCTCCGTGGGGCGGGATATTAAAGGACTTGTCTTATAAGCGGATGGTGATTCACGGGAACCCGCTTGAGCCGGACATCGCATTCCATCTTACAAGCTCGTGGCTGCAGGACCAGCCCGACATCTATCATATGTATGATCAGGAAGAAGCGCTTGGCCTCATTCTATTGCGTTATTTGCAGGCTTATGGTCCGGCAAGAGCCGAGGATTTTGCGTACTGGTCAGGGATAACGGTCACGCTGGCGAAAAAAATATTGAAAAATAGCAGTGCCGATCTCATTTCGATTGGCGATCTGTACGATAATAAAAACATATATAGAACGAACAGTACGGAGGCTATTCCGGCGGTAAAGCTGCTGCCGAAATTCGATCCGTTGTTGTTGGGGCATAAAGAAAAGTTTTATATGGAAAGCGAGTATTATAAAAAAATTTATGGCGCGGCGGGCCATGTCCATGCGGCTGTCCTGATCAACGGCATGATAGCGGGAACATGGAAAGTAAAAGGAAAAAAAGTAGACGTGTGCCTGTTTGGAGAGGGAGATGGAGGTTGGCGGGCCGAGCTCAGCCGCGAAGCAGAGAAAACAGCCTCTTTTTTCAATCAAAGCTCCCCGCTGCATCGTGCAGGCGGATAA
- the aceB gene encoding malate synthase A, which yields MNRVSQSHRELKGDCSSEAHSIILTPEALEFVASLERRFGKRRKELLRMRDERQQRLDAGEWPDFLAETAQVRNGDWTVPSIPADLQDRRVEITGPSGDRKMVINALNSGAKVFMADFEDANSPTWANTLEGQVNLRDAVNRTIRFVNEAGKIYELNEKPAVLKVRPRGWHMEEKHLLIDGQPISASLFDFGLYFFHNAKTLIRQGSGPYFYLPKMESHLEARLWNDVFKFAQQELGIPHGTIKATVLIETILAAFEMNEILFELRDHAAGLNCGRWDYIFSYIKKLRSKPDVILPDRAIVTMESPFMTAYSLLAIQTCHRRQAYCIGGMAAQIPIKNNPAANEAALEKVRKDKLREAQNGHDGTWVAHPGLVPVAMDVFNAHMPGPNQLGKLPEREITAADLLEVPQGPITEAGVRMNISVGIQYLEAWLRGMGAVPINHLMEDAATAEISRAQLWQWIRHPRGVLDDGRKVTVELFDRIFQEELENLRLRLGEEQVPGSRLTLAASLFRDMTVADTFEPFLTQPGYMHLS from the coding sequence ATGAACCGTGTGAGCCAGTCACACCGTGAATTGAAAGGGGATTGCAGCTCGGAAGCGCACAGCATCATCTTGACGCCTGAAGCGCTGGAATTTGTGGCGTCGTTGGAAAGGCGGTTCGGGAAGCGGCGCAAGGAACTGCTCCGAATGAGAGACGAGCGCCAGCAACGATTGGACGCGGGCGAGTGGCCGGACTTCTTGGCGGAGACGGCACAGGTCCGGAACGGCGATTGGACAGTTCCGTCCATCCCGGCCGATTTGCAGGATCGGAGGGTGGAAATTACAGGTCCCTCCGGGGATCGCAAAATGGTTATCAATGCGTTAAACTCGGGCGCTAAAGTGTTTATGGCCGATTTCGAGGACGCCAATTCCCCAACCTGGGCCAACACGTTGGAAGGCCAGGTCAATCTTCGCGATGCGGTGAACCGGACGATACGGTTCGTGAACGAGGCGGGCAAAATCTATGAATTGAACGAGAAACCGGCCGTGCTCAAGGTGCGGCCGCGGGGCTGGCATATGGAAGAGAAGCATCTGTTGATCGACGGGCAGCCGATCTCGGCGTCGCTATTCGATTTCGGTCTCTACTTTTTTCATAATGCGAAGACGTTGATTCGGCAGGGAAGCGGCCCTTATTTTTACCTTCCGAAAATGGAAAGTCATCTGGAAGCGAGGCTGTGGAATGACGTGTTCAAATTCGCGCAGCAGGAGCTGGGCATTCCTCACGGCACCATTAAGGCTACCGTCTTAATCGAGACGATTCTGGCCGCCTTCGAAATGAATGAGATTCTGTTCGAGCTGCGCGATCACGCGGCCGGCTTGAATTGCGGGCGCTGGGACTACATTTTCAGCTATATCAAGAAGCTTCGGAGCAAGCCGGACGTCATTTTGCCCGACAGGGCGATCGTGACGATGGAATCGCCTTTTATGACGGCCTATTCGCTGCTGGCCATCCAGACGTGCCATCGGCGTCAAGCCTACTGCATCGGGGGCATGGCGGCCCAGATTCCGATCAAGAACAATCCGGCGGCGAACGAAGCGGCGCTGGAGAAGGTGCGGAAGGATAAGCTGCGGGAAGCGCAGAACGGCCATGACGGCACATGGGTGGCGCATCCCGGTCTCGTGCCAGTCGCCATGGACGTGTTCAACGCCCATATGCCGGGACCGAACCAGCTCGGGAAGCTGCCGGAACGCGAGATCACCGCGGCGGATTTGCTGGAGGTTCCTCAAGGGCCGATTACTGAGGCTGGCGTGAGAATGAACATTTCGGTCGGCATTCAATATTTGGAGGCATGGCTGCGTGGAATGGGCGCGGTGCCGATCAACCATCTGATGGAGGATGCCGCGACCGCCGAGATTTCGAGAGCCCAGCTGTGGCAGTGGATTCGCCATCCGCGGGGCGTGCTCGACGATGGGCGCAAAGTAACGGTCGAACTCTTCGATCGCATCTTTCAGGAAGAGCTGGAGAATCTCCGCCTTCGCCTCGGCGAAGAGCAAGTCCCGGGCTCCCGGCTGACGCTGGCTGCCTCTCTGTTCCGCGATATGACAGTTGCGGATACATTTGAGCCGTTTTTGACCCAACCGGGTTATATGCACTTATCCTAA
- the aceA gene encoding isocitrate lyase encodes MRENGRTELGQMKEHWSGTRYQGIRRPYSPEDVLRLRGSVKIEYTLAQRGSAKLWDLLHSEDYIHALGALTGNQAVQQVKAGLKAIYLSGWQVAADANLSGQMYPDQSLYPANSVPHVVKRINQALQRADHIQHSEGKNDIDFFAPIVADAEAGFGGPLNVFELVKAMIEAGAAAVHLEDQLASEKKCGHMGGKVLLPTGQAIRHLIAARLAADVMGVDTVLIARTDANAAQLLTSDIDDNDRPFLTGQRTVEGFHYVRAGLDQAISRGLAYAPYADMVWCETAEPNLKEAERFAQAIHARYPGKLLAYNCSPSFNWKRKLSDKEIATFQQKLGAMGYKFQFVTLAGFHALNHSMFRLAKGYKERGMEAYSELQQAEFASEAEGYEAVRHQREVGASYFDEVTQLIAGGLASTTALAGSTEQEQFTR; translated from the coding sequence ATGAGAGAGAATGGGAGAACGGAACTCGGGCAGATGAAGGAGCATTGGTCTGGAACCCGGTATCAAGGCATCCGGCGTCCTTATTCGCCGGAAGACGTGCTGAGATTGCGGGGGTCTGTGAAAATCGAATACACATTGGCCCAGCGAGGTTCCGCGAAATTGTGGGATCTGCTTCATTCGGAAGATTATATCCACGCGCTGGGGGCCCTGACCGGCAACCAAGCCGTTCAGCAGGTCAAAGCGGGACTGAAGGCCATCTATCTCAGCGGATGGCAGGTGGCGGCGGACGCGAACCTGTCCGGACAAATGTATCCCGATCAGAGTCTCTATCCGGCGAACAGCGTTCCTCATGTCGTGAAGAGAATCAATCAGGCGCTGCAGCGCGCCGATCATATCCAGCATTCCGAGGGCAAGAACGACATCGATTTCTTCGCGCCCATCGTCGCGGATGCCGAGGCCGGCTTCGGAGGGCCGCTGAATGTATTCGAGCTCGTGAAGGCCATGATCGAAGCGGGAGCGGCGGCAGTCCACCTGGAGGATCAGCTTGCCTCAGAGAAGAAATGCGGCCATATGGGCGGCAAGGTGCTCCTGCCGACGGGCCAGGCGATTCGTCATCTGATCGCGGCGAGGTTGGCGGCGGATGTGATGGGGGTGGATACGGTGCTGATTGCCCGGACGGATGCGAATGCGGCGCAGCTGCTCACCAGCGACATCGACGACAACGATCGGCCTTTCCTGACCGGACAACGCACAGTGGAAGGTTTCCATTATGTAAGGGCGGGACTGGATCAAGCGATATCGCGGGGCCTGGCTTACGCCCCTTATGCCGACATGGTCTGGTGCGAGACCGCCGAACCGAATCTGAAGGAGGCCGAACGATTCGCGCAAGCCATTCACGCCCGCTATCCCGGCAAATTGCTGGCGTATAACTGTTCCCCATCCTTCAACTGGAAACGGAAGCTGAGCGACAAGGAGATCGCCACCTTCCAGCAGAAGCTTGGCGCCATGGGCTATAAGTTCCAATTTGTCACCTTGGCCGGCTTCCATGCATTGAACCACAGCATGTTCCGTCTGGCGAAAGGGTACAAGGAGCGGGGGATGGAAGCCTACTCCGAGCTGCAGCAAGCGGAATTCGCCAGCGAGGCGGAAGGCTATGAAGCGGTCCGCCACCAACGGGAAGTGGGAGCCAGTTATTTTGACGAAGTGACCCAGCTTATTGCCGGAGGCCTGGCCAGCACGACGGCGTTGGCAGGTTCGACCGAGCAGGAGCAATTCACCCGCTAA
- a CDS encoding flavocytochrome c has translation MKRMKKAGIMALILCMAVMLAACGSGNKDGKEGNNGGDQDRIVTSIGEGDGKHGTIKVEVTFENDEITDIKVLEQKENEVLAEPVYKELRETMIASNSAEADAISGSTVTSQGYIDAVKDAVAKAGLTLVAKQAAGKTQTDEPAEQTYDVVIIGAGGAGFSAALEAKQAGASVVLLEKMPSVGGNTLISGGEMNAANTWVQKKLGIEDSTELFIEDTLKGGDNVGDPEMVRVLAENATAAAEWLKDEVKVNFLEDHLFQFGGHSVKRALIPEGHTGAELITKLKTHLDEMGIDLKTNTKAEKLLTDDSGKVIGVEAAGANGGTITFHANKGVIIASGGFGSNVEMRKQYNPEYDEKYMTTDAPGTTGDGIVMAQAIGAALTNMESIQTYPVCNPKTGVISLVADSRFDGAILVNQSGQRFVEELERRDVISKAILAQEGGYAYQLWNQEIGDISKTVDTHKDEYEMLVKDGLLYKADTLKEAAEFFKIDPEALQATIDRVNKFAKSGKDEDFKHRAGLKDMSKGPYYIQKAVPSVHHTMGGLVINKTTEVLNEQGQPIPGLFAAGEVTGVIHGKNRLGGNAIADAITFGRIAGQQVAK, from the coding sequence ATGAAGAGGATGAAGAAAGCGGGAATCATGGCACTTATCCTGTGTATGGCCGTGATGTTAGCGGCATGCGGGAGCGGGAACAAAGATGGCAAGGAGGGCAATAATGGAGGGGATCAGGATCGGATCGTGACATCCATCGGAGAAGGCGATGGCAAGCACGGCACGATTAAGGTAGAGGTCACGTTTGAGAACGACGAGATTACAGATATTAAAGTACTCGAACAGAAGGAAAACGAAGTATTGGCCGAGCCTGTATATAAAGAGCTGAGAGAGACTATGATCGCCTCGAACAGCGCGGAGGCGGATGCGATCAGCGGCTCGACGGTCACAAGCCAAGGCTACATCGACGCGGTGAAGGATGCGGTAGCGAAGGCGGGCTTGACGCTTGTCGCGAAGCAGGCGGCTGGGAAAACCCAGACAGACGAGCCGGCCGAGCAGACGTATGATGTCGTCATTATCGGGGCTGGCGGCGCCGGCTTCAGTGCGGCTTTGGAAGCGAAGCAAGCGGGAGCTTCGGTGGTCCTGCTGGAGAAAATGCCTAGCGTAGGCGGCAACACGCTGATTTCCGGCGGTGAAATGAATGCGGCCAACACGTGGGTGCAGAAAAAGTTGGGCATTGAAGACAGCACAGAGCTGTTTATTGAAGATACGCTCAAAGGCGGAGACAATGTCGGCGATCCGGAAATGGTCCGTGTGCTGGCCGAGAACGCGACCGCGGCGGCAGAATGGCTGAAGGATGAAGTAAAGGTGAACTTCCTGGAGGATCATTTATTCCAATTCGGCGGCCACTCCGTCAAGCGGGCGCTCATTCCGGAAGGGCATACGGGAGCCGAACTGATTACGAAGCTGAAAACGCATCTGGACGAGATGGGCATCGATCTGAAGACGAACACGAAGGCTGAGAAATTGCTCACGGATGACAGCGGCAAAGTGATCGGCGTCGAAGCAGCCGGAGCGAACGGCGGCACCATCACCTTCCATGCCAACAAAGGCGTCATTATTGCCTCGGGCGGCTTCGGATCCAATGTCGAGATGAGAAAGCAATACAATCCGGAATACGATGAGAAGTATATGACTACGGATGCGCCGGGCACGACGGGAGACGGGATTGTGATGGCGCAGGCGATTGGCGCCGCCCTGACCAATATGGAGAGCATTCAGACTTATCCGGTGTGCAATCCGAAGACCGGCGTTATCTCGCTCGTTGCGGACAGCCGTTTTGACGGGGCGATTCTCGTGAATCAGAGCGGCCAGCGCTTCGTCGAAGAGCTGGAACGCCGCGATGTCATTTCCAAAGCGATTTTGGCTCAGGAAGGCGGCTATGCCTACCAGTTGTGGAATCAGGAAATTGGGGATATCAGCAAGACCGTCGACACGCATAAAGACGAATATGAAATGCTCGTCAAAGACGGCCTCTTGTACAAAGCGGATACGCTGAAAGAAGCTGCGGAATTTTTCAAGATCGATCCGGAAGCGCTGCAGGCGACAATCGACCGCGTCAACAAATTCGCCAAGTCGGGCAAAGACGAGGACTTCAAGCATCGCGCAGGATTGAAGGATATGAGCAAAGGGCCTTATTATATTCAAAAAGCGGTGCCTTCCGTTCACCATACGATGGGCGGTCTCGTGATCAATAAGACGACAGAGGTGCTGAACGAGCAAGGCCAGCCGATTCCGGGGCTGTTCGCCGCAGGCGAAGTCACGGGCGTTATTCACGGCAAGAACCGGCTTGGCGGGAATGCGATTGCCGATGCCATTACCTTCGGCCGTATCGCCGGCCAGCAAGTCGCTAAGTAA
- a CDS encoding serine hydrolase domain-containing protein: MKTAAQTGACQPQYDLVKLDTLLHEDHIAWNFRNMDHILPKRDVHAPADKFRFSENLENLADVRYSYNGQASTVGEYMAKVKATAWLVIKDDAIVTERYYNGYTRESTATSMSVAKSFISALMGIAFDEGAMRDVHDPVTRYLPELAGSGYDGATIKDVLQMSSGVRFNEDYADPDAEIYTFMNDVFGESAMPISQYVRKLTRLQPPGHYQYKSVDTQVLCMLLERTTGKKLSAYLEEKLWQPLGMEYDAYWNTDLHGNEIAFAFLNAALRDYAKFGRLVLHQGAWNGRQIISEKWMKESVIPDRSNLQAGQAEDCFGYQYQWWTPLGSDGSEVMARGIYGQQIYINRRHHAVIVKSGVDPAVFNVHDFEAVTAYRTILEHLG; encoded by the coding sequence ATGAAGACAGCCGCGCAAACCGGGGCATGCCAGCCCCAATACGATCTCGTCAAGCTGGATACGCTGCTGCACGAGGATCATATCGCCTGGAATTTCCGCAATATGGATCATATTTTGCCGAAGCGCGATGTTCACGCGCCGGCGGACAAGTTCCGGTTCTCCGAGAACTTAGAGAATCTGGCCGATGTCCGCTACAGCTACAACGGACAAGCATCCACCGTAGGCGAGTATATGGCCAAGGTGAAAGCCACCGCTTGGCTGGTCATCAAGGATGATGCCATCGTAACTGAGCGTTATTATAACGGATATACGCGGGAATCGACCGCCACGTCGATGTCGGTCGCCAAATCGTTCATCTCGGCCCTGATGGGCATCGCCTTCGACGAAGGCGCGATGCGGGACGTCCATGATCCGGTAACGCGGTACTTGCCGGAGCTGGCCGGAAGCGGCTATGACGGAGCAACCATCAAAGATGTGCTGCAAATGTCCTCCGGCGTTCGCTTCAATGAAGACTACGCCGATCCCGATGCGGAGATTTATACCTTTATGAACGATGTCTTCGGGGAGTCGGCGATGCCGATCTCGCAGTACGTGCGCAAGCTGACGCGCTTGCAACCGCCGGGACATTACCAATACAAGAGTGTGGATACCCAAGTGCTATGTATGCTGCTGGAGCGGACGACCGGGAAAAAGTTATCGGCTTATTTGGAGGAAAAGCTGTGGCAGCCGCTTGGCATGGAATACGATGCCTATTGGAACACCGACCTGCACGGCAATGAGATTGCATTCGCCTTCTTGAATGCCGCTTTGCGGGACTACGCGAAATTCGGCCGCCTTGTTCTGCATCAGGGAGCCTGGAACGGCCGGCAGATCATTTCGGAGAAATGGATGAAGGAATCGGTCATTCCTGATCGGTCCAACCTGCAGGCGGGGCAAGCCGAGGATTGCTTCGGCTATCAGTATCAGTGGTGGACGCCGCTCGGCAGCGACGGCTCGGAGGTGATGGCCCGCGGCATTTACGGGCAACAGATCTATATCAATCGGCGGCATCATGCCGTCATCGTCAAGTCCGGCGTCGATCCGGCCGTCTTCAATGTTCATGACTTCGAGGCCGTCACGGCATACCGGACCATTCTCGAACATCT